The Kineothrix sp. MB12-C1 genome includes a window with the following:
- a CDS encoding ABC transporter substrate-binding protein, producing MPKHISFSYKGLALILSALLLVGCVAGCQKTNKNEAPGSSKTLTKVTLNEVAHSIFYAPMYVAIEEGYFKEEGIDITLVTGFGADKTMTAVLTGEADIGFMGSESTIYTYIGGTQDYVVNFAQLTQRAGNFLVSREPIDNFSWDMLKGKKVLGGRAGGMPEMVFEYILKKHSIDPGTDVSIDQSIDFGSTAAAFSGGQGEFTIEFEPHATSLETKGDGYVIASLGKDSGYVPYTAFSAKKSYLEAHPDTIQAFTNALQKGMEYVNSHTPEEIAKAIAPQFEETDLETITTIVSRYHEQDTWKENLIFEEDAFTLLQNILDEAGELSERVPYETLVNTQFAKTAVQ from the coding sequence ATGCCGAAACATATTTCATTTTCTTACAAAGGACTGGCGCTCATCCTATCCGCCCTCTTGCTAGTGGGCTGCGTAGCCGGCTGCCAAAAGACAAATAAAAACGAAGCCCCGGGCAGCAGCAAAACACTGACAAAGGTTACACTGAACGAAGTGGCTCACTCTATTTTCTACGCTCCTATGTATGTGGCGATAGAGGAAGGTTATTTCAAAGAAGAAGGTATTGATATCACGTTAGTTACCGGATTCGGTGCCGATAAAACGATGACCGCAGTTCTCACCGGCGAAGCGGATATTGGCTTCATGGGCAGCGAAAGTACCATCTATACTTATATCGGAGGAACACAAGATTACGTAGTCAATTTCGCACAGCTTACACAGCGTGCAGGGAATTTCCTCGTTTCCAGAGAACCCATCGATAATTTCTCATGGGATATGTTAAAAGGGAAGAAAGTGCTTGGCGGAAGAGCAGGCGGAATGCCTGAAATGGTCTTTGAATATATTCTGAAGAAACATAGCATTGATCCGGGAACTGATGTGAGCATTGATCAAAGCATTGATTTCGGTTCTACTGCTGCTGCCTTCTCCGGAGGTCAAGGGGAGTTCACGATCGAATTCGAACCTCATGCTACCTCTCTGGAAACGAAAGGTGACGGCTATGTTATCGCTTCTCTCGGCAAAGATTCCGGTTATGTTCCTTATACCGCCTTCAGCGCCAAGAAAAGTTACCTGGAGGCTCACCCCGATACCATTCAAGCCTTCACCAATGCTTTACAAAAAGGCATGGAATATGTAAACAGCCATACGCCGGAAGAAATCGCAAAAGCGATCGCTCCGCAGTTTGAAGAGACCGATCTGGAGACAATCACCACCATCGTATCCCGTTATCACGAACAGGATACGTGGAAGGAAAATCTTATTTTTGAAGAAGATGCCTTCACCCTCCTGCAAAATATTCTGGATGAGGCAGGCGAATTATCTGAACGTGTCCCTTATGAAACTTTGGTCAACACACAATTTGCAAAAACAGCAGTCCAATAA
- a CDS encoding SPFH domain-containing protein — protein MGLIKAITSAVSTTMADQWKEYFYCEALSSDVLVTKGKKRVNGGKSSNTKGSDNIITNGSVVAVNEGQCMIIVDQGKVVEFCAEAGEFIYDTSTEATLFYGDFGENIERTFASIGKRFTFGGDTGKDQRIYFFNTKEIMGNKYGTASPVPFRVVDRNIGLDVDIAIRCNGEYSYKITDPLLFYTNVSGNITEDYTRDRIDSQLKTELMTALQPAFARISDMGIRYSAVPAHTMELSQALNEVLSAKWSQLRGISIISFGVNSVKASEEDEAMIKELQKSAVLRTPDMAAATLVGAQAEAMKSAASNQATGPMMAFAGMNMANAAGGMDANTLFGMAAQRKAEAETSQVKTREASQGWSCSCGKTGNSGKFCMECGLAKPADGWMCSCGAVNKGKFCSECGQKKPAGELLYKCDKCGWEPEDAQNPPKFCPECGDLFDEKDVK, from the coding sequence ATGGGATTAATAAAAGCGATTACGAGTGCGGTAAGCACGACGATGGCAGATCAGTGGAAAGAATATTTTTACTGTGAAGCCCTTAGCAGCGATGTATTAGTAACAAAGGGAAAGAAACGGGTAAATGGTGGAAAGAGCAGCAATACCAAAGGATCGGATAATATTATTACGAATGGCTCGGTAGTAGCAGTAAATGAAGGCCAGTGTATGATTATTGTGGATCAGGGTAAGGTAGTGGAGTTCTGTGCTGAAGCTGGAGAATTCATTTATGATACATCCACAGAAGCGACTTTGTTTTATGGAGATTTTGGGGAAAATATAGAGCGTACCTTCGCATCCATCGGTAAACGGTTTACTTTCGGCGGCGATACGGGTAAGGATCAAAGAATCTACTTTTTCAATACGAAAGAAATTATGGGGAATAAATATGGCACCGCAAGTCCGGTTCCCTTCCGCGTTGTAGACCGCAATATCGGCCTTGATGTGGATATTGCTATCCGGTGTAACGGAGAATATTCTTATAAGATTACGGATCCGCTTTTATTTTATACGAATGTATCGGGAAATATAACGGAAGATTATACGAGAGATCGAATTGACAGCCAGCTTAAAACAGAGCTTATGACAGCATTACAGCCGGCATTCGCCAGAATATCGGATATGGGTATCCGCTACAGTGCGGTTCCCGCTCATACGATGGAGCTGTCACAGGCATTGAATGAAGTGCTGTCTGCAAAATGGTCGCAGTTAAGAGGGATTTCCATCATTTCCTTCGGGGTTAATTCTGTGAAGGCCTCTGAAGAAGATGAGGCGATGATTAAGGAGTTGCAGAAGTCTGCGGTACTCAGAACGCCGGATATGGCAGCGGCTACCTTAGTGGGAGCTCAGGCGGAGGCAATGAAGTCGGCAGCATCCAATCAGGCAACCGGTCCGATGATGGCCTTTGCAGGTATGAATATGGCAAATGCAGCCGGCGGAATGGATGCGAACACACTATTTGGAATGGCAGCTCAAAGAAAAGCAGAAGCGGAAACATCGCAGGTGAAGACGAGGGAAGCATCACAAGGCTGGAGTTGTTCTTGCGGCAAGACAGGCAATTCAGGGAAATTCTGCATGGAATGTGGTTTGGCGAAGCCGGCAGATGGCTGGATGTGCAGTTGCGGTGCGGTAAATAAAGGAAAGTTCTGCAGTGAATGCGGGCAGAAAAAGCCTGCGGGTGAACTTCTGTATAAATGTGATAAATGCGGATGGGAACCGGAGGATGCACAGAATCCACCGAAGTTTTGCCCGGAATGCGGCGATTTATTTGATGAAAAAGATGTAAAATAG
- a CDS encoding NADP-dependent glyceraldehyde-3-phosphate dehydrogenase gives MFSQLHCANKIFRNLYNGEWAESNSGQTIPIHSPVDGSLIGHIQAMTKEEADRAIQNTKTNLTEWANTPIYKRAEVLYRAADILVKNAETIADVLVMEISKDKKSALSEVERTADFLRYTADVGKGLEGEAIGGGNFPGGSKDKISYVTRVPLGTVLAISPFNYPVNLSVSKIAPALMGGNAVLLKPPTQGAISALYLVQAMNEAGLPAGILNTVTGKGSEIGDYIVTHPGINFINFTGSTGVGKHISNLARMVPLLLELGGKDAAIVMEDADLDSTADNIVSGAFSYSGQRCTAVKRILVMDSVADELIKRLTDRIQALKVGDPRDNAHITPLIDKKAADFVQELIDDAINKGATLVMGNHREGNLLSPTLFDNVTEDMRLAWEEPFGPVLPIIRVKSRDEAIAIANRSEYGLQSSVFTQNINDAFYIANRLEVGTVQVNNKTERGPDHFPFLGVKASGMGTQGVKYSIEAMTRPKAVVINIEEHS, from the coding sequence ATGTTTTCTCAACTACATTGTGCAAACAAAATATTTAGAAATTTATATAATGGTGAATGGGCAGAATCCAATTCCGGTCAAACGATTCCCATCCACTCTCCGGTAGACGGCTCTTTGATTGGTCATATACAGGCAATGACGAAAGAAGAAGCAGACCGGGCCATCCAGAATACTAAGACGAATCTCACAGAATGGGCCAACACCCCCATCTATAAACGCGCCGAAGTTCTTTACCGCGCAGCGGATATCTTAGTGAAAAATGCGGAAACGATCGCAGATGTATTGGTTATGGAAATTTCTAAGGATAAAAAATCTGCTTTATCCGAAGTAGAACGTACTGCGGACTTTCTTCGTTACACTGCAGATGTGGGTAAAGGTCTGGAAGGAGAAGCGATTGGAGGCGGAAACTTCCCCGGCGGTTCCAAGGATAAAATTTCCTATGTAACACGGGTACCCTTAGGGACTGTACTCGCTATTTCTCCCTTCAACTACCCGGTAAATCTGTCCGTATCCAAGATTGCTCCCGCTCTTATGGGTGGTAACGCTGTTTTACTTAAGCCTCCGACGCAGGGTGCTATCAGTGCACTTTATCTTGTGCAGGCTATGAATGAGGCTGGTCTCCCTGCCGGTATTCTCAATACGGTTACAGGTAAGGGAAGCGAAATCGGAGATTATATCGTAACGCATCCCGGCATCAATTTCATTAACTTTACGGGAAGTACGGGGGTAGGTAAACATATCTCCAATCTTGCCAGAATGGTTCCTTTATTGTTGGAGCTTGGCGGTAAAGATGCCGCTATCGTTATGGAAGATGCTGATTTGGATTCTACCGCAGATAATATTGTTTCAGGCGCTTTTTCCTACTCCGGACAGCGTTGTACCGCTGTAAAACGTATTCTGGTAATGGATAGCGTTGCCGATGAGTTAATTAAACGGCTGACTGATAGAATTCAGGCTCTTAAAGTAGGTGATCCCAGAGATAATGCTCATATTACACCACTGATAGACAAAAAAGCGGCCGACTTCGTTCAGGAGCTTATCGATGATGCGATAAATAAAGGGGCAACTCTTGTTATGGGTAACCACAGAGAAGGAAATCTGCTTTCTCCTACGCTATTCGATAATGTTACGGAAGATATGCGTCTGGCATGGGAAGAACCTTTTGGTCCGGTTCTACCTATTATCCGCGTAAAGAGCAGAGATGAGGCTATCGCGATTGCAAACCGTTCCGAATATGGCCTGCAGTCTTCTGTCTTCACTCAAAATATCAATGATGCCTTTTACATTGCTAATCGATTGGAAGTAGGTACTGTGCAGGTCAATAATAAGACGGAACGCGGTCCTGACCATTTCCCATTCCTAGGTGTTAAGGCTTCCGGCATGGGCACTCAGGGCGTTAAGTATTCTATCGAGGCTATGACCAGACCAAAAGCTGTCGTTATCAATATCGAAGAACATTCTTAA
- a CDS encoding bactofilin family protein has protein sequence MLGKKQEHLNAKISSIVGADMIMEGNITAKETIRIEGTVKGDVSSEGIVIVSPTGTINGNVKGSSIMVAGTIKGDMNSGGRIEVSATGKIDGNIKTRSLIIDENAVFQGQCTMNTQDIESELIAAEIPETEV, from the coding sequence ATGTTGGGTAAGAAACAAGAGCATTTGAATGCTAAAATCAGCAGTATTGTAGGCGCGGATATGATAATGGAAGGCAATATTACCGCCAAGGAAACGATCCGAATTGAAGGAACGGTAAAAGGAGATGTGAGCTCTGAAGGAATCGTTATTGTCAGCCCCACGGGAACGATAAACGGCAATGTAAAGGGAAGCAGTATTATGGTTGCCGGAACGATAAAAGGAGATATGAACTCCGGCGGTCGGATAGAGGTATCCGCGACAGGAAAGATAGACGGAAATATCAAGACGAGAAGTTTGATTATCGATGAAAATGCTGTATTCCAGGGACAATGCACTATGAATACTCAGGATATTGAGTCAGAGTTAATAGCGGCGGAGATACCGGAGACGGAAGTCTAA
- a CDS encoding LiaI-LiaF-like domain-containing protein yields MEQTKVVKTHRIGTVTFGILLVLFGLLFLANIWIPQLSYQMIFRLWPFIFIFLGLEVLAGNRKFSKLEGEQESVHFVYDSVAIVLIICLSFFAMIMAAVDYAIQYGVIM; encoded by the coding sequence ATGGAACAGACGAAGGTCGTAAAGACGCATAGGATCGGTACAGTAACCTTTGGTATTTTACTTGTATTGTTCGGGCTTTTGTTTCTGGCAAATATATGGATACCACAACTTAGCTATCAGATGATATTTCGTCTTTGGCCGTTTATTTTCATCTTTTTAGGTCTGGAGGTACTTGCAGGTAATAGAAAATTCTCTAAACTGGAAGGGGAACAGGAAAGCGTTCATTTCGTTTATGATAGTGTGGCGATTGTTTTGATTATCTGCCTATCCTTCTTTGCAATGATAATGGCAGCCGTTGATTATGCGATACAATACGGAGTTATTATGTAG
- a CDS encoding M23 family metallopeptidase, producing the protein MNLKMRRSKTSYTIMIVSDSAKNYRKQFHIKAGAVGAVTGIIFAAVVLIICYMVYSSITLSDSVERTKKQMEQINLLKEEKAQLETSNEELIQKVAILSETVNQKVEAEQALAAQQEESHLPKGFPLSGSAQIKSEGVEETREDGEEDQAAEQETAAAVENTDRKEVVFTAATGAKVIASGAGNVIEVIADIEYGNSISIDHGNGYVTIYRNGGNPLVKVGDEVMRGAILYVISEGNVDMGYSIKQENTYIDPMEMIEING; encoded by the coding sequence ATGAATCTCAAAATGAGAAGAAGTAAGACAAGCTATACCATTATGATAGTCTCCGATTCCGCGAAAAATTATAGGAAGCAATTCCACATCAAGGCAGGAGCAGTTGGTGCAGTTACAGGAATTATTTTCGCAGCGGTAGTGCTTATTATCTGTTATATGGTATATAGCTCCATTACGCTCTCTGACTCCGTAGAGCGTACAAAGAAGCAGATGGAACAGATTAATTTATTAAAGGAAGAAAAGGCACAGCTTGAAACTTCAAATGAAGAGTTGATACAGAAGGTGGCAATCTTAAGCGAGACGGTGAATCAAAAGGTGGAGGCAGAGCAAGCCTTAGCAGCACAGCAGGAAGAGAGTCATCTTCCCAAAGGATTTCCCTTGAGCGGCTCAGCACAGATTAAGAGCGAAGGGGTAGAAGAAACTCGTGAAGATGGAGAGGAAGATCAAGCGGCGGAGCAGGAAACGGCCGCAGCCGTTGAGAATACGGATAGAAAAGAAGTGGTATTTACTGCAGCCACAGGAGCCAAAGTAATTGCTTCCGGAGCAGGGAATGTGATTGAGGTAATTGCGGATATAGAGTACGGCAATTCAATTAGCATTGATCACGGCAACGGATATGTTACAATATATCGCAATGGAGGCAACCCGCTGGTAAAGGTTGGCGATGAAGTGATGAGAGGTGCTATATTGTATGTAATATCAGAGGGAAATGTAGATATGGGATACAGTATCAAACAGGAAAATACATATATTGATCCAATGGAAATGATTGAAATTAATGGTTAG
- the rlmD gene encoding 23S rRNA (uracil(1939)-C(5))-methyltransferase RlmD, producing MKKGQVIEGIVGRVDFPNKGIVESGEGRCIVKNTLPGQRVSCRINKVRKGKAEGRLLEVLEKSPMEVESPCEHFGTCGGCTYLSLPYEKQLALKEEQVKGLLDSVLGKQEGGYIFERIKGSPEVYGYRNKMEFSFGDEIKDGPLALGMHKRGSFYDIVTVSDCKIMDEDYRKILSGTRNFFAERNVSFHHRLSHQGYLRHLLVRKASKTGEILIALVTTTQEEHDLTAFREMLLSLELKGKIVGILHTKNDSVADVVKSDETIILYGQDYFYEELLGLKFKISQFSFFQTNTYGAEVLYETAREYIGSLSPEGKADKVIFDLYSGTGTIAQMMAPVAGKVIGVEIVEEAVEAAKKNAELNYLHNCEFIAGDVLKVLDEIEEKPDFIILDPPRDGIHPKALKKIIDYKVDRLVYISCKPTSLVRDLEVFLENGYRVERAVAVDQFPWTAQIETVILMQKCGAGKKR from the coding sequence ATGAAAAAGGGACAGGTAATAGAAGGTATTGTAGGGAGAGTTGACTTTCCCAATAAAGGAATTGTAGAATCCGGGGAGGGAAGATGCATCGTAAAGAATACACTTCCGGGACAGAGGGTTTCTTGTAGAATTAATAAAGTGAGAAAAGGAAAAGCAGAAGGAAGGTTACTTGAGGTGTTGGAAAAGTCTCCTATGGAGGTGGAAAGCCCTTGTGAGCATTTCGGAACTTGCGGCGGCTGCACTTACCTGTCTCTTCCTTATGAGAAACAATTAGCATTAAAAGAGGAACAGGTAAAGGGGTTGCTCGACTCCGTATTAGGAAAACAAGAGGGTGGCTATATATTTGAGAGAATCAAAGGAAGTCCGGAAGTGTATGGATATAGAAATAAAATGGAGTTTTCCTTCGGGGATGAGATTAAGGATGGTCCGCTTGCTCTTGGTATGCATAAAAGAGGAAGCTTCTACGATATTGTAACCGTGTCGGATTGCAAAATAATGGATGAGGACTATAGAAAGATTCTGTCGGGAACGAGGAACTTTTTTGCAGAGAGAAATGTTTCCTTTCATCATAGGCTGAGCCATCAAGGATACTTACGGCACTTGCTGGTAAGAAAGGCTTCTAAAACAGGAGAAATATTAATTGCTCTCGTTACGACCACACAAGAGGAACATGATCTGACCGCATTCCGGGAAATGCTCCTGTCGCTGGAGCTGAAAGGTAAGATTGTCGGTATTCTACATACGAAAAATGACTCCGTAGCCGATGTAGTAAAAAGTGATGAAACGATAATCCTCTATGGACAAGACTACTTCTATGAAGAGTTGTTAGGATTGAAATTTAAGATTTCCCAGTTTTCATTTTTCCAGACGAATACCTACGGGGCAGAAGTTCTTTACGAGACAGCAAGAGAATATATCGGCTCCCTTTCGCCAGAAGGAAAGGCGGATAAGGTTATCTTTGATTTATACAGCGGAACAGGAACGATCGCACAAATGATGGCTCCCGTAGCCGGGAAAGTAATCGGGGTAGAAATCGTAGAAGAAGCGGTGGAGGCCGCAAAGAAAAATGCGGAGCTAAACTACCTGCATAATTGCGAATTTATCGCAGGAGATGTGCTGAAAGTCCTCGATGAAATAGAAGAGAAACCGGATTTTATTATCCTAGATCCCCCTCGCGATGGCATCCATCCCAAGGCATTGAAGAAAATTATTGATTATAAAGTGGATAGATTGGTCTATATCTCTTGTAAACCAACCAGCCTCGTGAGAGACTTGGAAGTATTTTTGGAAAATGGATATAGGGTGGAGCGGGCAGTGGCGGTGGATCAGTTTCCTTGGACTGCGCAAATAGAAACAGTGATTCTGATGCAGAAGTGTGGTGCAGGGAAGAAAAGATAG
- a CDS encoding YerC/YecD family TrpR-related protein: protein MNKKIRTDAVDHLFDGFLSLKDKEECYSFFEDLCTVNELLSLSQRFEVAAMLRDRKTYLEIAEKTGASTATISRVNRSLNYGNDGYELVFERMDPQ from the coding sequence ATGAATAAGAAAATAAGGACGGATGCTGTCGATCATTTATTTGATGGCTTTCTTAGTTTGAAGGATAAGGAGGAATGCTACAGCTTCTTCGAAGATTTATGTACGGTCAACGAGTTGTTGTCCCTTTCACAGAGATTCGAAGTCGCTGCTATGTTACGCGACCGCAAGACATATCTGGAAATTGCGGAAAAGACCGGTGCTTCTACGGCAACCATTAGCCGCGTAAATCGTTCCCTCAATTATGGAAATGATGGATACGAGCTTGTATTCGAGAGAATGGATCCGCAATAA
- a CDS encoding ATP-dependent helicase has product MSIYDTLNEQQKQGVFTVEGPVLLLAGAGSGKTRVLTHRIAYLIDEFGVQPWNIMAITFTNKAAGEMRERVDSIIGHGAEQVWVSTFHSTCVRILRRYIERIGYDNNFTIYDTDDQKTVMKDVCKRLQIDTKMMKERTLLSAISSAKDELISPIDYQLQAMGDYTKTKIASVYQEYQAVLRKNNALDFDDLIVKTVELFKSCPEVLDSYQERFRYIMVDEYQDTNTAQFELIRLLADKYRNLCVVGDDDQSIYKFRGANIRNILDFEKVYAEASVIKLEQNYRSTQNVLEAANAVIQNNVSRKDKALWTKKGEGSKLHFRQFDTAFEEAEYITDEIARKKREGLSSYGECAVLYRTNAQSRMLEERFVVKGIPYDVVGGTNFYSRREIKDILAYLKTIDNGRDDVAVKRIINVPKRGIGATTVARVQEYADTRGISFYDALREAQQIMTIGKSGVKLEPFVTMIQSFRSKLEYYSLEDLIKDVIDSTGYVKELEASDDEDAEDRINNIDELISKIVSYQETHEEPSLSEFLEEVALVADIDRIDDDGNRVLLMTLHSAKGLEFPHVYLAGMEDGVFPSYMTITSDNPEDVEEERRLAYVGITRAKDDLTITCAKQRMLRGETQYNPVSRFVKEIPEALLDSKIPSVKRWDYVEYEDDSYERSRFKSKPFGMNYMPQYGSGTSEENNDKEAVYRSGEDENSGFSRQGATGSYQRIFDKEVPSQTAKPKPRAVAVPKRTPAQNRPFIAGGGAGGLGGITGLSKGAPQAAELNYGVGDRVRHVKYGEGTVAKMEKGPRDYQVTVVFDEAGQKVMYAAFAKLKKL; this is encoded by the coding sequence ATGAGTATTTATGATACACTGAATGAACAACAAAAACAGGGAGTTTTTACGGTGGAAGGCCCTGTCCTTTTGCTGGCAGGAGCAGGAAGCGGGAAAACCCGTGTGCTAACCCACAGAATCGCTTATTTAATCGATGAATTCGGGGTGCAGCCATGGAATATTATGGCTATCACATTTACGAATAAGGCAGCAGGAGAAATGCGGGAACGTGTGGACAGCATTATCGGGCATGGGGCGGAACAAGTATGGGTGTCCACCTTTCATTCCACCTGTGTAAGAATTCTTCGAAGATACATAGAGAGAATTGGATATGATAATAATTTTACCATTTATGATACTGACGATCAGAAGACGGTTATGAAGGATGTTTGTAAACGTCTGCAGATCGATACGAAGATGATGAAAGAAAGAACGTTGTTGAGTGCGATTTCTTCTGCCAAAGACGAGCTGATTTCTCCCATCGATTATCAATTGCAGGCAATGGGTGACTATACGAAGACTAAGATCGCTTCGGTTTATCAGGAATATCAGGCTGTCCTTCGTAAAAACAACGCTCTTGATTTCGATGATTTGATTGTAAAGACTGTGGAACTGTTTAAATCCTGTCCGGAGGTGCTGGACAGCTATCAGGAGCGTTTCCGGTATATTATGGTGGATGAATATCAGGATACGAATACCGCACAATTCGAGTTGATTCGCTTATTGGCAGATAAGTACCGCAATCTCTGCGTAGTGGGAGATGATGACCAGTCTATTTACAAATTCAGAGGAGCTAATATTAGAAATATTCTGGATTTTGAAAAGGTATATGCTGAGGCTTCCGTCATTAAATTGGAACAAAATTACCGCTCCACTCAAAATGTATTAGAAGCTGCTAATGCAGTAATTCAAAATAATGTAAGCCGTAAGGATAAGGCGCTTTGGACCAAAAAAGGAGAAGGAAGCAAACTGCATTTCAGACAGTTCGATACGGCATTCGAAGAGGCGGAGTATATTACGGATGAAATTGCGAGGAAGAAGAGAGAAGGGCTATCCTCTTATGGGGAGTGTGCCGTTTTGTACCGGACGAATGCACAATCACGTATGCTGGAGGAACGTTTTGTCGTAAAAGGAATTCCTTATGACGTGGTAGGCGGTACTAATTTCTATTCCAGAAGAGAAATTAAGGATATTTTGGCTTATTTAAAGACAATTGATAATGGCAGGGATGACGTTGCGGTAAAAAGAATTATCAATGTACCGAAAAGGGGAATCGGGGCGACTACCGTTGCGCGGGTACAGGAATATGCGGATACAAGGGGAATCAGCTTTTATGATGCGTTAAGAGAAGCACAGCAGATAATGACGATTGGCAAAAGTGGGGTGAAACTGGAACCTTTCGTTACCATGATACAGTCATTTCGCAGTAAGCTGGAATACTATAGCTTGGAGGATTTGATTAAGGATGTGATTGATTCCACCGGATATGTAAAAGAGTTGGAAGCGTCCGACGACGAGGATGCGGAAGATAGAATTAACAATATCGATGAATTAATCAGTAAGATCGTATCTTATCAGGAGACCCATGAGGAACCAAGTCTTAGTGAGTTTCTGGAAGAGGTCGCTCTTGTCGCCGATATCGATCGCATTGATGATGATGGGAATCGTGTTCTTCTCATGACATTGCATAGTGCCAAGGGTCTGGAATTCCCTCATGTGTATTTAGCCGGAATGGAGGATGGGGTATTCCCCAGTTATATGACGATCACTTCGGATAATCCTGAGGATGTGGAAGAGGAAAGGCGCCTTGCTTATGTAGGAATTACGCGTGCGAAGGATGATCTGACTATTACCTGTGCGAAGCAAAGAATGTTAAGGGGAGAGACGCAGTATAATCCTGTCAGCCGCTTCGTGAAGGAAATACCGGAAGCACTTTTGGATAGCAAGATTCCTTCTGTAAAACGGTGGGATTATGTGGAATATGAAGATGATTCCTATGAGCGCAGCCGTTTTAAGTCCAAGCCCTTCGGAATGAATTATATGCCTCAATATGGCAGCGGGACATCGGAAGAAAATAATGACAAAGAAGCGGTATATAGAAGCGGTGAGGATGAGAACTCCGGATTTTCCAGGCAGGGAGCGACAGGAAGCTATCAGAGGATTTTTGATAAAGAGGTGCCTTCCCAGACTGCGAAACCAAAGCCGAGAGCAGTTGCAGTACCAAAACGCACACCTGCGCAAAACAGACCTTTCATAGCGGGCGGAGGAGCCGGTGGCTTGGGCGGAATTACCGGGTTGTCAAAAGGTGCTCCCCAGGCAGCAGAGTTAAATTATGGTGTAGGGGATAGAGTCCGACATGTTAAATATGGAGAAGGAACCGTGGCTAAGATGGAAAAGGGACCGAGAGATTATCAGGTGACGGTAGTATTCGATGAAGCAGGGCAGAAAGTTATGTATGCGGCCTTTGCGAAGCTGAAAAAACTATAA
- a CDS encoding RNA polymerase sigma factor: MNTKKEGVRSINQIKKEQLLSAMIDTYQNLVFSVCYKVTADYFAAEDLTQETFLTAYKHMDELKDMNEKAWLCKVATNKSIDYLRSAGRRSVPTEDLFFEQQSETRSSPEELCLEEEVREQLLTYCSRLKSPYNEIAKAVYYDELKAEEIAKKRNENIKTVQTQIYRARDMLRKLYGKEKSA, encoded by the coding sequence ATGAATACGAAAAAGGAAGGGGTGAGAAGTATTAATCAAATAAAGAAAGAACAACTGCTGTCAGCGATGATTGATACTTATCAGAACCTTGTCTTTTCCGTTTGTTATAAGGTGACAGCAGACTATTTTGCCGCTGAGGATTTGACTCAGGAGACCTTCCTCACCGCATATAAGCATATGGATGAACTAAAAGATATGAATGAAAAGGCATGGCTGTGTAAAGTGGCTACGAACAAAAGCATTGATTACTTAAGAAGTGCAGGGCGAAGGTCAGTACCTACTGAAGATTTATTTTTCGAACAGCAAAGTGAAACACGTAGCTCGCCGGAAGAACTATGTCTGGAAGAAGAAGTGCGAGAGCAATTACTTACTTATTGCAGTAGGTTGAAGTCTCCCTATAATGAAATTGCGAAAGCGGTTTATTACGATGAACTTAAGGCGGAGGAAATCGCGAAGAAAAGGAACGAAAATATAAAAACAGTTCAGACACAAATTTATAGGGCGCGGGATATGCTTAGGAAACTATATGGGAAGGAGAAGAGTGCATGA
- a CDS encoding DUF1836 domain-containing protein, translating to MTIDKDDLLNSIIESLDRIQYIKLEDIPNIDLYMDQVTTFMDKKLKSATRNPGDDKILTKTMINNYAKNDLLPPPEKKKYSKEHILLLIFIYYYKGILTINDIQTLLNPLTEHFFRNDEFGLGEVYKEVFGLEKEQVDVLKEDVINKYHISRDTFERAPDEDREFLQLFSFICMLSFDVYVKKLLIEKMVDSLGKAVEETKKEGKKEKSNEEKNK from the coding sequence ATGACAATTGATAAGGATGATTTATTAAATAGCATAATAGAAAGCTTAGATCGGATACAGTATATAAAGCTAGAGGATATCCCTAATATAGATTTGTACATGGATCAAGTAACAACGTTTATGGATAAAAAGCTAAAGAGCGCTACGAGAAATCCGGGAGACGATAAGATTCTGACCAAAACGATGATTAATAACTATGCGAAGAATGATTTACTTCCTCCTCCGGAGAAAAAGAAGTATTCCAAGGAACATATCTTGCTCTTGATTTTCATTTACTATTATAAGGGAATTTTGACCATTAACGACATTCAGACTCTTCTCAATCCGTTAACGGAGCATTTTTTCAGAAATGATGAATTCGGGTTGGGAGAGGTATACAAAGAAGTATTCGGTCTGGAAAAAGAGCAGGTAGATGTCTTGAAAGAAGATGTGATAAACAAGTATCATATATCCAGGGATACCTTTGAGAGGGCCCCGGATGAGGATAGGGAATTTCTGCAATTATTTTCTTTTATCTGTATGCTTAGCTTCGATGTATATGTGAAGAAGCTGCTGATCGAGAAGATGGTAGATAGCTTGGGAAAGGCTGTAGAAGAGACGAAAAAAGAAGGAAAAAAGGAAAAGTCAAACGAAGAGAAAAATAAATAG